From Butyricimonas paravirosa, one genomic window encodes:
- a CDS encoding PRTRC system ThiF family protein, with protein MKRVHYIDNYLINPQHPVTVNLIGAGGTGSQVLTGLARLDVTLRALGHPGLFVTLYDPDIVTEANIGRQLFGYSDMGLNKAQCLITRINNFFGNDWKAVPDIFPAMMKNACRDNMANITITCTDTIKSRLDLWNILKAVQIPDYRDYTTPLYWMDFGNTQTSGQVVLGTVPKKIKQPASQLYETVGSLKVITRLVKYARVKEEDSGPSCSLAEALEKQDLFINSTLAQLGCNILWKMFRNGMIEHHGLFLNLGTMKVNPVLI; from the coding sequence ATGAAAAGAGTACATTATATCGACAACTACCTGATAAACCCGCAGCATCCGGTAACGGTTAACCTGATCGGTGCGGGAGGAACCGGCTCGCAGGTGCTGACCGGCCTGGCACGGCTCGATGTGACACTCCGGGCACTCGGACATCCGGGATTGTTCGTGACACTTTACGATCCGGACATTGTAACCGAGGCCAACATCGGACGCCAGTTGTTCGGGTATTCCGACATGGGACTGAACAAGGCGCAATGCCTTATTACCCGTATCAACAACTTCTTCGGAAACGACTGGAAAGCAGTACCGGACATCTTTCCGGCCATGATGAAGAATGCTTGCCGGGATAATATGGCAAACATTACCATCACTTGTACGGACACGATCAAATCACGCCTTGATTTATGGAACATCCTGAAGGCCGTACAAATCCCGGATTACCGCGATTATACAACCCCGCTTTATTGGATGGATTTCGGGAACACGCAGACATCGGGACAAGTCGTTCTGGGAACCGTACCGAAAAAGATAAAGCAACCCGCATCTCAGTTATATGAAACGGTAGGCTCCCTAAAAGTCATTACCCGATTGGTTAAATACGCAAGAGTAAAGGAAGAGGATTCCGGTCCGAGTTGTTCGCTGGCGGAGGCATTAGAAAAGCAGGATTTGTTCATCAACTCTACGCTGGCGCAACTCGGATGCAACATTCTCTGGAAAATGTTCCGGAACGGAATGATTGAACATCACGGACTATTTCTGAATTTGGGAACGATGAAAGTAAATCCGGTTTTGATTTAA
- a CDS encoding prokaryotic E2 ligase family D protein, which yields METNKLTKEINDILHPRVALIAYASREGESFFVEAREIDGKGKMGEGVPVTVEFMNELVRGYSEHRSNTPYGRIPSNMLWCDSRKGSEKYVWYNPPRKRMMFFKESLKVENAEYNLPGIIYETNGNSLNVYACKGKVLTDETELYTAPFFNVTGASVCLGSAKIEKPKNLTYENLLEYWEKKFWLTEFSHLGGGGNPTKSNLVLVTKAAKDKPFDLEELKPLRNLKLKDILK from the coding sequence ATGGAGACGAACAAACTTACCAAAGAAATCAACGACATACTGCATCCGCGTGTTGCGTTGATTGCCTATGCTTCCCGAGAGGGAGAATCCTTTTTTGTGGAAGCGAGGGAAATAGACGGAAAAGGTAAAATGGGTGAAGGTGTGCCCGTGACGGTAGAGTTCATGAACGAACTTGTACGGGGGTATTCCGAACATCGCAGCAATACCCCTTACGGGAGAATCCCCTCCAATATGCTGTGGTGCGACTCACGCAAAGGCAGCGAGAAGTACGTCTGGTACAATCCTCCACGGAAAAGAATGATGTTCTTCAAGGAATCGCTCAAGGTTGAGAATGCGGAATACAACCTGCCGGGAATCATTTACGAGACAAACGGGAACAGCCTGAATGTCTATGCCTGCAAGGGCAAGGTTCTGACGGATGAGACAGAACTGTATACTGCACCGTTCTTCAATGTCACAGGCGCGAGCGTCTGTTTAGGTTCGGCTAAAATAGAGAAACCGAAAAACCTGACCTATGAAAACCTGTTGGAATACTGGGAAAAGAAATTCTGGCTGACGGAGTTCTCGCATCTGGGAGGTGGCGGGAACCCCACCAAGTCCAACCTGGTGCTGGTGACGAAAGCGGCCAAAGACAAGCCCTTCGACCTTGAAGAGTTGAAACCGTTAAGAAATTTGAAACTTAAAGACATACTGAAATGA
- a CDS encoding PRTRC system protein C, whose amino-acid sequence MAMTVNGLNRTFKFRKGSETIVLADPMPGEMPDAVMNYYANMYPELTTATVHGPVIENDTAVYEFKTTIGTKG is encoded by the coding sequence ATGGCAATGACAGTAAACGGTCTCAATCGGACCTTCAAATTCAGGAAAGGAAGTGAAACAATCGTACTGGCCGACCCGATGCCGGGTGAGATGCCGGACGCGGTGATGAACTATTATGCCAACATGTATCCGGAGCTGACAACGGCAACGGTACACGGTCCGGTCATCGAGAACGACACGGCAGTGTACGAGTTCAAGACGACCATCGGAACCAAAGGTTAG
- a CDS encoding PRTRC system protein E yields MFFTQINQLMAQSVDITMVIRKSATGMTVSVLPKSNGLKDEAQNHIVPLTLSGLPEELDAGFMNAIANPVRKVSGLLTNMAEFEKQADKAAANSKASKEEKAKETKEEKDKREKYEKHMKKAEELIAAKNHKEAITALGQARLYATEQNRKTVDEKIEEQKRAMNQGSLFDLMEQAEQQPPQQEVQYVAEQKPVAQQPVGQMPPQQPRQYVQQPPQQPAPQPMQGQQPAYHRPAQPQMPPQQPYPYPQQGAYPQDGQGGQQPHYGEQMPPYYTERQASYQHQQYPPQDEPTYRPEDYEEYLDFPADMIQTPHYQHQTA; encoded by the coding sequence ATGTTTTTTACTCAAATCAATCAATTGATGGCCCAGAGCGTGGATATCACGATGGTCATCCGCAAGTCAGCCACCGGCATGACGGTATCCGTATTGCCGAAGTCGAACGGTCTCAAGGACGAGGCCCAGAACCACATCGTCCCGCTTACGCTGTCGGGACTGCCCGAAGAACTTGATGCGGGATTCATGAACGCGATTGCCAATCCTGTACGGAAGGTTTCCGGACTCCTGACCAACATGGCGGAGTTCGAGAAGCAGGCGGACAAGGCTGCGGCAAACAGCAAGGCCTCGAAGGAAGAGAAAGCCAAGGAGACGAAGGAAGAGAAAGATAAGCGTGAGAAATACGAGAAGCACATGAAGAAGGCGGAGGAACTGATTGCCGCGAAGAACCACAAGGAGGCCATCACCGCGCTGGGACAAGCCCGGTTATACGCCACCGAGCAGAACCGGAAGACGGTGGACGAGAAAATCGAGGAGCAGAAAAGGGCGATGAATCAGGGCAGCCTGTTCGACCTCATGGAGCAGGCCGAGCAACAGCCTCCGCAACAGGAAGTCCAGTATGTAGCGGAACAGAAACCGGTGGCCCAGCAGCCGGTCGGACAGATGCCTCCACAGCAACCCCGACAGTATGTACAACAGCCTCCACAGCAACCTGCACCGCAGCCGATGCAGGGACAGCAACCGGCGTATCACCGGCCGGCACAACCGCAGATGCCGCCGCAACAGCCGTACCCGTATCCGCAGCAGGGAGCCTATCCCCAGGACGGACAAGGCGGACAGCAGCCGCATTACGGGGAGCAAATGCCGCCTTATTACACTGAACGGCAGGCGTCGTACCAGCACCAGCAATATCCGCCACAGGATGAACCGACTTACCGGCCGGAGGATTACGAGGAATACCTGGACTTCCCGGCAGACATGATTCAGACACCCCATTACCAACATCAAACAGCATAA